From the Desulfohalovibrio reitneri genome, one window contains:
- the selB gene encoding selenocysteine-specific translation elongation factor: protein MAYVLGTAGHIDHGKTTLVRALTGVDCDRLAEEKKRGITIELGFAQLEMPGGGSIGVVDVPGHEKFVKHMVSGAAGIDFVMLVVAADEGVMPQTREHLEICQLLDVRSGLVALSKIDAVEEDLRELAAEEVREYLADTFLAEAEVVGVSAKTGEGLEDLRAAIARASETASERPRSDLPRLPVDRVFSMRGFGTVITGTLTAGKIRTGQDAAIYPRGRQVKVRGLQRHGESAECVEMGNRCAVNLSGVETEEVRRGDVVAAPGSLFPSYSWDFRLRLLSSSPRSLRHRREVHFHHGSREVLARIHLLDRDELKPGEECLAQVRLPHPLPAVRGERVVLRSFSPLRTIGGGEVLNPLPRKPRRFSDELRHLERLESGDPAEMVTASLELAGEAGRTFAELMVATDLPRKELEKVLQSLGGKQAALLFDRDSRAYVAGSAAEALSSDMLEFMAGFHRNNPMKAGIGRGELASSWGKGKHPRLVHFLVERLLKREELALEGDLLKLPGHRVSLAADQDKLRSGIMAAYRRGDTAPPNQKDVLEELDITRTEAAPMFKLLVEQGELVKVKEDMFFAAEAMEKLRDMVRGWFRDHDDLGPGEMRELTGLSRKYAIPLLEHFDKERLTVRVGDKRLLREKAG, encoded by the coding sequence ATGGCCTACGTTCTGGGAACAGCCGGACACATCGACCACGGCAAGACGACCCTCGTGCGGGCCCTGACCGGCGTGGACTGCGACCGGCTGGCCGAGGAGAAGAAGCGCGGCATCACCATCGAACTGGGGTTCGCCCAGCTGGAAATGCCCGGCGGCGGTTCCATCGGCGTGGTGGACGTCCCCGGCCACGAGAAGTTCGTCAAGCACATGGTCTCCGGGGCCGCCGGCATCGACTTCGTCATGCTGGTGGTGGCCGCTGACGAGGGCGTCATGCCCCAGACGCGCGAGCACCTGGAAATCTGCCAGCTGCTCGACGTGCGCTCCGGGCTGGTGGCCCTGAGCAAGATCGACGCGGTGGAAGAGGATCTGCGGGAGCTGGCCGCCGAAGAGGTGCGGGAGTACCTGGCGGACACCTTTCTGGCCGAGGCCGAGGTGGTGGGCGTTTCCGCCAAGACCGGCGAAGGGCTGGAGGATCTGCGGGCGGCCATCGCCAGGGCCTCGGAGACCGCCTCAGAGCGGCCCCGCTCCGACCTGCCGCGCTTGCCCGTGGACCGGGTGTTCTCCATGCGCGGCTTCGGCACGGTCATCACCGGCACCCTCACAGCGGGCAAAATCCGCACCGGGCAGGACGCCGCCATCTACCCCCGGGGGCGGCAGGTCAAGGTGCGCGGGCTGCAGCGGCACGGTGAGTCGGCCGAGTGCGTGGAGATGGGCAACCGCTGCGCCGTGAACCTCTCCGGCGTGGAGACCGAGGAGGTGCGCCGGGGGGACGTGGTGGCCGCGCCGGGCAGCCTGTTCCCGTCGTATTCCTGGGATTTCCGCCTGCGGCTGCTGTCCTCCTCCCCGCGCTCCCTGCGCCACCGGCGCGAGGTCCATTTCCACCACGGCAGCCGAGAAGTGCTGGCCCGCATCCACCTGCTTGACCGCGACGAACTCAAGCCGGGCGAGGAATGCCTGGCCCAGGTGCGGCTGCCCCATCCCCTGCCCGCGGTGCGCGGCGAGAGGGTGGTGCTGCGCTCTTTCTCCCCCCTGCGCACCATCGGCGGCGGGGAGGTGCTCAATCCCCTGCCGCGCAAGCCGCGCCGCTTCTCCGACGAGCTGCGCCACCTGGAGCGGCTGGAATCCGGCGACCCGGCGGAGATGGTCACCGCCTCCCTGGAGCTGGCGGGCGAGGCGGGCCGCACCTTCGCCGAGCTCATGGTGGCCACCGACCTGCCGCGCAAGGAACTGGAAAAGGTGCTGCAATCCCTTGGCGGCAAGCAGGCGGCCCTGCTCTTCGACCGCGACTCCCGCGCCTACGTGGCCGGCAGCGCGGCCGAGGCGCTGTCCTCGGACATGCTGGAGTTCATGGCCGGCTTCCATCGGAACAACCCCATGAAGGCGGGCATCGGCCGGGGGGAGCTGGCCTCCTCCTGGGGCAAGGGCAAACACCCCAGGCTGGTGCACTTCCTGGTGGAGCGGCTGCTCAAGCGGGAGGAACTGGCCCTGGAGGGGGATCTGCTCAAGCTGCCCGGCCACCGGGTTTCCCTGGCCGCGGACCAGGACAAGCTGCGTTCCGGCATCATGGCCGCCTACCGCCGGGGCGACACCGCGCCGCCCAACCAGAAGGACGTTTTGGAGGAACTGGACATAACCCGCACCGAGGCCGCGCCCATGTTCAAGCTGCTGGTGGAGCAGGGGGAGCTGGTCAAGGTCAAGGAGGACATGTTCTTCGCGGCCGAGGCCATGGAGAAGCTACGGGACATGGTGCGCGGCTGGTTCCGCGACCACGACGACCTGGGGCCGGGCGAGATGCGCGAGCTGACGGGGTTGTCGCGCAAGTACGCCATCCCCCTGCTGGAGCACTTCGACAAGGAGCGGCTGACCGTGCGCGTGGGGGACAAGCGGCTGCTGCGGGAAAAGGCGGGCTGA
- a CDS encoding thioredoxin domain-containing protein, translated as MANRLANEKSPYLLQHKDNPVDWMPWGEEAFAEAKRRDKPLFVSIGYSTCHWCHVMERECFEDEEVAGLMNQHFVNVKVDREERPDVDSVYMTVCQMLTGSGGWPLNVVLTPDGQAFFAGTYFPKASVQGRIGMLELVPRLGQLWHEERERAVTSASQITEHLRKIESGNAGDGLGESEMRSCFAELEKAFDAERGGFGHAPKFPSPHNLLFLLRHARRFGQDKAVDMVEKTLHAMRLGGIHDHVGHGFHRYSTDREWLVPHFEKMLYDQAMLTMAYTEGYQATGDEAFRRTAGETIAYVLRELRDGEGGFLSAWDADSEGEEGLFYLWTEEEIRAALGPDSPEADLFIRLYNITSEGNYLDEATQRRTGRNIPHLTRPLDDRAGEPEMSADELREKMESIRQRLLAVRDERVRPHLDDKVLAEWNGLMIAALAKAAKAIDPAHAEHAARAADFVLSHMRDGSGRLLRRFRQGEAAMPATAADYACMAWGLAELYEATLEERWLEEAAGLAEDMIRHFWDEEEGGFFTTASDAENLLVRQKEAMDGAIPSGNSVAWTALLKLARMTERKPFTSKAEEMGRAFSAKAAQHPAAFTFLLCGADLAAGDGPDIVITGDRAAPETMLLHREACRPYLPDAVILFRDQVDPERIETLAPLTRGKEPADGRATAHVCRDKACRPPVTDPVDLVNLLAGEKGG; from the coding sequence ATGGCCAACCGGCTGGCGAACGAAAAGAGCCCGTACCTTTTGCAGCACAAGGACAACCCCGTGGACTGGATGCCCTGGGGCGAGGAGGCCTTCGCCGAGGCCAAGCGGCGGGACAAGCCGCTCTTCGTCTCCATCGGCTACTCCACCTGCCACTGGTGCCACGTCATGGAGCGCGAATGCTTCGAGGACGAGGAGGTGGCTGGGCTGATGAACCAGCACTTCGTCAACGTCAAGGTGGACCGCGAGGAGCGGCCGGACGTGGACTCGGTGTACATGACCGTCTGCCAGATGCTCACCGGCTCGGGCGGCTGGCCGCTGAACGTGGTCCTGACCCCGGACGGGCAGGCCTTCTTCGCCGGAACCTACTTTCCCAAGGCGTCCGTGCAAGGCCGCATCGGCATGCTGGAGCTGGTGCCCAGACTGGGCCAGCTGTGGCACGAGGAACGCGAGCGGGCAGTGACCTCGGCCTCCCAGATCACCGAGCACCTGCGCAAGATCGAGTCCGGCAACGCCGGGGACGGCCTGGGCGAATCCGAAATGCGGTCCTGTTTCGCCGAGCTGGAAAAGGCCTTCGACGCCGAGCGCGGCGGCTTCGGGCACGCGCCCAAGTTCCCCTCCCCGCACAACTTGCTCTTCCTGCTGCGCCACGCCCGCCGCTTCGGCCAGGACAAGGCCGTGGACATGGTGGAAAAAACCCTCCACGCCATGCGGCTGGGCGGCATCCACGACCACGTGGGCCACGGCTTCCACCGCTACTCCACGGACCGCGAATGGCTTGTGCCCCACTTCGAAAAGATGCTCTACGACCAGGCCATGCTGACCATGGCCTACACCGAAGGCTACCAGGCCACCGGCGACGAGGCCTTCCGCCGCACGGCCGGGGAGACCATCGCCTACGTCCTGCGCGAGCTTCGGGACGGCGAGGGCGGCTTTCTCAGCGCCTGGGACGCCGACTCCGAGGGCGAGGAAGGGCTGTTCTACCTCTGGACCGAGGAGGAAATCCGCGCCGCCCTTGGTCCCGATTCCCCGGAGGCGGACCTCTTCATCCGCCTCTACAACATTACCAGCGAGGGCAACTACCTGGACGAGGCCACCCAGCGCCGCACCGGCCGCAACATCCCCCACCTGACCAGGCCCCTGGACGACCGGGCGGGCGAACCGGAGATGTCCGCCGATGAGCTGCGGGAGAAGATGGAATCCATCCGGCAACGCCTGCTGGCGGTGCGCGACGAGCGCGTGCGGCCACACCTGGACGACAAGGTGCTGGCGGAATGGAACGGCCTGATGATCGCCGCCCTGGCCAAGGCGGCCAAGGCCATCGACCCGGCCCACGCCGAGCACGCCGCCCGGGCCGCCGATTTCGTCCTGAGCCACATGCGCGACGGCTCCGGCAGGCTGCTGCGGCGCTTCCGGCAGGGCGAGGCGGCCATGCCCGCCACGGCCGCGGACTACGCCTGCATGGCCTGGGGGCTGGCGGAGCTGTACGAGGCCACCCTGGAGGAACGCTGGCTGGAGGAAGCGGCCGGGCTGGCCGAAGACATGATCCGCCACTTCTGGGACGAGGAGGAAGGCGGCTTCTTCACCACCGCCTCGGACGCCGAGAACCTGCTGGTGCGGCAGAAGGAGGCCATGGACGGGGCCATCCCCTCGGGCAACTCCGTGGCCTGGACCGCCCTGCTCAAGCTGGCCCGCATGACCGAACGGAAGCCCTTCACCTCCAAGGCGGAGGAGATGGGCCGGGCCTTTTCCGCCAAGGCCGCCCAGCATCCGGCCGCCTTCACCTTCCTGCTCTGCGGGGCGGACCTGGCCGCGGGCGACGGGCCGGACATCGTCATCACCGGGGACCGCGCCGCGCCGGAAACCATGCTCCTGCACCGCGAGGCCTGCCGCCCCTACCTGCCGGACGCGGTCATCCTCTTCCGCGACCAAGTGGATCCGGAGCGCATCGAAACGCTGGCCCCGCTCACGCGCGGCAAGGAACCGGCCGACGGCCGGGCCACGGCCCACGTTTGCCGCGACAAGGCCTGCCGCCCCCCGGTGACCGATCCGGTGGACCTGGTCAACCTGCTGGCGGGGGAAAAAGGCGGATGA
- the tgt gene encoding tRNA guanosine(34) transglycosylase Tgt, with the protein MRTPGEFTLHARDGKARRATLQTAHGPVQTPVFMPVGTVGTVKAVDPRDLAEVGAQMILGNTYHLYLRPGHELVARRGGLHTFMGWDGPILTDSGGYQVFSLTELRKIEEEGVTFRSHLDGSPHLFTPEKVVEIQRNLNSDVMMVLDECPPAGAERDYVANSLELTTRWARRCRQAYPAGAGDNLLFGIVQGGVFEDLRRESAEQLMDIGFEGYALGGLSVGEAKEDMYRILRASTPVLPEEKPRYLMGVGTPEDILEGVANGVDLFDCVLPTRNARNGTLYTSRGKVNIKRADFAEDDSPLDPACPCYTCRTFTKAYLRHLYKAGELLSYRLNTIHNLRYFLDLTAGARAAIEEGRFADYRRDALAPYSG; encoded by the coding sequence ATGCGCACCCCCGGAGAATTCACCCTGCACGCCCGTGACGGCAAGGCCCGCCGCGCCACCCTGCAGACGGCCCACGGCCCGGTCCAGACCCCGGTCTTCATGCCCGTGGGCACGGTGGGCACGGTCAAGGCCGTGGACCCGCGCGACCTGGCCGAGGTGGGCGCGCAGATGATTCTGGGCAACACCTACCACCTCTACCTTCGCCCCGGGCACGAGCTGGTGGCCCGCCGGGGCGGCCTGCACACCTTCATGGGCTGGGACGGCCCCATCCTCACCGACTCCGGCGGCTACCAGGTCTTCTCCCTCACGGAGCTGCGCAAGATCGAGGAGGAGGGCGTCACCTTCCGCTCCCATCTGGACGGCTCCCCCCACCTCTTCACCCCGGAGAAGGTGGTTGAAATCCAACGCAACCTGAACTCCGACGTGATGATGGTGCTGGACGAGTGCCCCCCGGCCGGGGCCGAGCGCGACTACGTGGCCAACTCCCTGGAGCTGACCACCCGCTGGGCGCGCCGCTGCCGCCAGGCCTATCCCGCCGGGGCGGGAGACAACCTGCTCTTCGGCATCGTCCAGGGCGGCGTGTTCGAGGATTTGCGCCGGGAGAGCGCGGAGCAGCTCATGGACATCGGCTTCGAGGGCTACGCCCTGGGCGGGCTGTCCGTGGGCGAGGCCAAGGAGGACATGTACCGCATTCTGCGCGCCTCCACCCCCGTGCTGCCCGAGGAGAAGCCCCGCTACCTGATGGGCGTGGGCACGCCCGAGGACATTTTGGAGGGCGTCGCGAACGGGGTGGACCTCTTCGACTGCGTGCTGCCCACCCGCAACGCGCGCAACGGCACGCTCTACACCTCGCGCGGCAAGGTCAACATCAAGCGGGCGGACTTCGCCGAGGACGACTCCCCCCTGGACCCGGCCTGCCCCTGCTACACCTGCCGCACCTTCACCAAGGCCTACCTGCGCCACCTCTACAAGGCCGGGGAGCTGCTCTCCTACCGGCTGAACACCATCCACAACCTGCGCTACTTCCTGGACCTCACCGCCGGGGCGCGGGCCGCCATCGAAGAGGGCCGCTTCGCGGACTACCGCCGCGACGCCCTGGCCCCCTACTCCGGCTGA
- a CDS encoding EAL domain-containing protein: protein MHSCSRCETLPDPLPGKGTLYLVPPISPTGADIRSYVTSLGLDLSEPYDNVYAVPVTSKDLSELCSSYLCRLSLAETRDTKSLLLAEGEELTPAGLASMEPLSVLVNRIQGEWLLDILKAERLTTWFQPIVHCSEPSRPFAHECLLRGLNAKGEPVPPGEMFDIARHADLLFYLDRAARISSVRNAATAGLEGKVFINFLPTSIYNPEYCLKTTLAAIEEAGLSPEQIVFEVVESEEVDDTDHLLDVLRYYRENGFQVALDDLGAGYGSLNLLSRLKPDYMKMDLQLIRNVDRDEFKAAICANMLKLADQVGVTSIAEGVETEGEWRWLCQHGAHLAQGFLFARPGNPPQAPVVPAG from the coding sequence ATGCACAGTTGCTCCCGTTGCGAAACCCTGCCCGACCCGCTGCCCGGGAAAGGGACCCTCTACCTTGTGCCGCCCATATCCCCCACCGGCGCGGACATCCGCAGCTACGTCACCAGCCTGGGCCTGGACCTGTCCGAGCCGTACGACAACGTCTACGCCGTGCCGGTCACATCCAAAGACCTGAGCGAGCTCTGCTCCAGCTACCTCTGCCGCCTTTCCCTGGCCGAAACCCGGGACACCAAATCCCTGCTTCTGGCCGAGGGCGAGGAACTGACACCGGCCGGGCTGGCCTCCATGGAGCCGCTCAGCGTGCTGGTCAACCGGATTCAGGGGGAATGGCTGCTGGACATCCTCAAGGCGGAGCGGCTGACCACCTGGTTCCAGCCCATCGTGCACTGCTCAGAGCCCTCCCGGCCCTTCGCCCACGAATGCCTGCTGCGCGGGCTGAACGCCAAGGGGGAGCCGGTGCCGCCCGGCGAGATGTTCGACATCGCCCGCCACGCCGACCTGCTCTTCTACCTGGACCGGGCCGCCCGCATCTCCTCGGTGCGCAACGCGGCCACGGCGGGGCTGGAGGGCAAGGTCTTCATCAACTTCCTGCCCACCTCCATCTACAACCCGGAGTACTGCCTCAAGACCACCCTGGCGGCCATCGAGGAGGCCGGGCTGTCGCCGGAACAGATCGTCTTCGAGGTGGTGGAGAGCGAGGAGGTGGATGACACGGACCACCTGCTGGACGTGCTGCGCTACTACCGCGAGAACGGCTTCCAGGTGGCCCTGGACGACCTGGGCGCGGGCTACGGCTCGCTGAACCTGCTCTCCCGCCTCAAACCGGACTACATGAAGATGGACCTGCAGCTCATCCGCAACGTGGACCGCGACGAGTTCAAGGCGGCCATCTGCGCCAACATGCTCAAGCTGGCCGACCAGGTGGGCGTGACCAGCATCGCCGAGGGCGTGGAGACCGAGGGAGAATGGCGCTGGCTCTGCCAACACGGCGCCCACCTGGCCCAGGGCTTCCTTTTCGCCAGGCCGGGCAACCCGCCGCAAGCGCCGGTGGTTCCGGCCGGATAA
- a CDS encoding dihydrolipoyl dehydrogenase family protein yields the protein MTWDLIVVGGGPAGFAAALDGARAGLSVCLVEKGDLGGTCLNWGCIPTKFLLGGTAASEELAVQRKFKAAQGEVSFSLPAMHKRKDRLIQGTRQAMEKRLEAAGVKLVRGEARLDGPDRLEVHRADDASGDIHILEFEHCLLATGSKTFAPSSMQPDGEAVLDSDQILSLEEVPESLIIVGGGVIGVEMGQVFERLGSAITVVEAMDRLIPWEDPEVSQEMGKILKRKKWKLLTGQKVASLVTRDGKAHLALESGEEVTADKALVCIGRQPATRGLKVSAAGGEITERGFVKVDGDLKAAERVYCAGDANGRAMLAHAAEHQARWAVKHITGRAEGPYSDLGLPSCIYGSPESMRVGRMAQELKEQGQEALVSRYNLAANPIAQAHGATQGFVKVVWSAGKTPRVRGVTAVGHGVTGLTTLAEVMVRQEWTREQCLDIIYPHPSIDESLMEACREKPEAV from the coding sequence ATGACCTGGGACCTCATCGTGGTGGGCGGCGGCCCCGCCGGGTTCGCCGCCGCGCTGGACGGCGCCCGGGCCGGGCTGTCCGTCTGCCTGGTGGAAAAGGGCGATCTGGGCGGCACCTGCCTCAACTGGGGCTGCATCCCCACCAAGTTCCTCCTGGGCGGCACGGCCGCCTCGGAGGAGCTGGCGGTGCAGCGCAAGTTCAAGGCGGCGCAGGGGGAGGTCAGCTTCTCCCTGCCCGCCATGCACAAGCGCAAGGACAGGCTCATCCAGGGCACCCGCCAGGCCATGGAAAAACGGCTGGAGGCGGCCGGGGTGAAGCTCGTCCGGGGCGAGGCCCGGCTGGACGGCCCGGACCGCCTGGAAGTCCACCGCGCGGACGACGCCTCGGGCGACATCCACATCCTGGAATTCGAGCACTGCCTGCTGGCCACCGGCTCCAAGACCTTCGCGCCCTCCTCCATGCAGCCGGACGGCGAGGCGGTGCTGGACTCCGACCAGATCCTCTCCCTGGAGGAAGTCCCCGAATCGCTCATCATCGTGGGCGGCGGGGTCATCGGCGTGGAGATGGGCCAGGTCTTCGAGCGGCTGGGCTCCGCCATCACCGTGGTGGAGGCCATGGACCGCCTCATCCCCTGGGAGGACCCCGAGGTTTCCCAGGAGATGGGCAAGATCCTCAAACGCAAGAAGTGGAAGCTCCTCACCGGCCAGAAGGTCGCCTCGCTGGTCACGCGCGACGGCAAGGCGCACCTCGCCCTGGAATCCGGCGAGGAGGTCACCGCGGACAAGGCGCTGGTCTGCATCGGCCGCCAGCCCGCCACCCGGGGGCTGAAGGTCTCCGCGGCCGGGGGCGAGATTACCGAGCGCGGTTTCGTGAAGGTGGACGGCGACCTCAAGGCGGCCGAGCGCGTCTACTGCGCGGGCGACGCCAACGGCCGGGCCATGCTGGCCCACGCCGCGGAGCATCAGGCCCGATGGGCGGTGAAGCACATCACCGGCAGGGCGGAGGGCCCCTACTCCGACCTGGGCCTGCCCTCCTGCATCTACGGTTCGCCCGAGTCCATGCGGGTGGGGCGCATGGCCCAAGAGCTCAAGGAACAGGGCCAGGAGGCCCTGGTCTCCCGCTACAACCTGGCGGCCAACCCCATCGCCCAGGCCCACGGAGCCACCCAGGGCTTCGTCAAGGTGGTCTGGAGCGCGGGCAAGACCCCGCGCGTGCGCGGCGTCACCGCCGTGGGGCACGGCGTCACCGGCCTGACCACCCTGGCCGAGGTCATGGTGCGCCAGGAGTGGACCCGCGAGCAGTGCCTGGACATCATCTACCCCCACCCCTCCATCGACGAATCGCTCATGGAGGCTTGCCGGGAGAAGCCGGAAGCGGTCTAG